A genomic window from Flavobacterium azooxidireducens includes:
- a CDS encoding outer membrane protein → MKKIILTVAAVFAFGFANAQEATSSEGGFAQGDLFVSGGIGFSSSKTGDVKTNGVNFSPAIGYFISENIALGARLDVDSGKVDNGVAETKTSGFGVEAFGRYYFTPAAKFSVFGELAVGVGSTKTEVGNVEDKSKTFGVNAGAGVSYFLSNNWAIEAGWAGLGYNTDDNGGDGADKTNTFGLNVDLSSINFGLIYKF, encoded by the coding sequence ATGAAAAAAATTATTTTAACAGTTGCAGCAGTATTCGCTTTCGGATTTGCTAATGCACAAGAAGCTACTTCATCAGAAGGTGGTTTTGCTCAAGGAGATTTATTCGTAAGTGGTGGTATTGGTTTTTCTTCTTCTAAAACTGGAGATGTAAAAACTAATGGAGTGAATTTTTCACCAGCTATTGGTTACTTTATTTCTGAGAACATTGCTCTTGGTGCAAGATTAGATGTTGATTCAGGAAAAGTTGATAATGGCGTTGCAGAAACAAAAACAAGTGGATTTGGTGTAGAAGCATTTGGTAGATATTATTTTACTCCTGCTGCTAAATTTTCAGTATTTGGTGAATTAGCAGTTGGTGTTGGTTCTACTAAAACTGAAGTTGGAAATGTTGAAGACAAATCTAAAACATTTGGTGTTAATGCTGGTGCTGGTGTTAGCTATTTCTTGTCTAACAACTGGGCTATCGAAGCTGGTTGGGCTGGATTAGGTTACAACACTGATGATAACGGTGGAGACGGAGCTGACAAAACTAACACTTTTGGATTAAATGTTGATTTAAGTTCAATTAACTTTGGTCTTATCTACAAATTCTAA
- a CDS encoding T9SS type A sorting domain-containing protein: MKQKILKTTFVLFLLCIKIQAQNPAEFDTSFDTGEGFYGLVTAIAVQPDGKILVGGMFNSYDGQTQNKFIRLNADGSKDTSFDIGTGFYFPPIGSSNNLVQIRQIVVQPDGKILVGGRFRSYNEQTRWDILRLNAEDGSIDTSFIAMQFQSSNQNPASIGIIILQPDGKMIVSGSFTTLNGQNQRYIVRLNADGSKDASFNLEYHPSEINSIALMPDGKILILANISGQEKLIRFNSDGSLDTDTLYEIIETEFNTCFKIVLQPDGKILAEGKFNPDSQSSGRKIIRLNTDGSKDTTFDIGETGFSFNSIFAVTLQPDGKILVGGDFVELNGQPEKKLVRLNSDGSKDTSFDIGTGFLSAYSYIQAITLQSDGKILVGGEFTSYNGHSFRNLVRLLNNEALSIVDFDSTEVKTRPNPVINEFMISVACSKVELFDVLGKKVFEQNDVNSSVDISHLSKGLYIVKGQTANGNYTVKIVKQ, encoded by the coding sequence ATGAAACAAAAAATACTAAAAACAACTTTTGTCCTGTTCTTATTATGCATAAAAATACAGGCACAAAATCCTGCGGAATTTGATACTTCATTTGACACGGGAGAAGGATTTTACGGTCTTGTTACTGCAATAGCTGTACAACCTGACGGGAAAATTTTAGTAGGAGGAATGTTTAACAGCTATGACGGACAAACCCAAAATAAATTTATACGCCTGAATGCAGACGGAAGTAAAGACACTTCATTTGATATTGGAACAGGGTTTTACTTTCCACCTATCGGTTCTAGTAATAATTTGGTTCAGATTAGGCAAATTGTTGTGCAACCTGATGGGAAAATTTTAGTAGGAGGAAGATTTAGGAGTTATAATGAACAAACCCGATGGGATATTTTACGCCTGAATGCCGAAGACGGAAGTATAGATACTTCATTTATTGCAATGCAATTTCAATCTTCTAACCAAAATCCTGCTTCAATAGGAATAATTATTTTACAACCTGACGGAAAAATGATTGTTTCAGGTAGCTTTACAACACTTAATGGTCAAAACCAAAGATATATTGTACGCCTGAACGCAGACGGTAGTAAAGACGCATCGTTTAATTTAGAATATCATCCTTCTGAAATTAATTCAATCGCATTAATGCCTGACGGTAAAATTCTCATTTTGGCAAATATAAGCGGACAAGAAAAACTTATTAGATTTAATTCAGACGGAAGTTTGGACACGGATACTCTTTATGAAATTATTGAGACTGAGTTTAATACATGTTTTAAAATTGTTTTGCAACCTGACGGAAAAATTCTTGCAGAGGGAAAATTTAATCCTGATAGTCAATCTTCAGGACGCAAAATTATCCGTTTAAACACAGACGGAAGTAAGGATACTACATTTGACATCGGAGAAACAGGGTTTAGTTTTAACAGCATTTTTGCAGTTACTTTACAACCTGACGGAAAAATTTTGGTTGGAGGAGATTTTGTTGAGCTTAACGGACAACCTGAAAAAAAGCTTGTACGACTCAATTCAGATGGAAGTAAAGATACTTCTTTTGACATTGGAACAGGATTTTTAAGTGCTTATAGCTATATTCAAGCAATAACTTTACAATCAGACGGCAAAATTCTTGTAGGTGGAGAATTTACATCATATAATGGACACTCTTTTAGAAACTTGGTAAGGTTGCTTAATAATGAAGCGTTAAGCATAGTAGATTTTGACAGTACAGAAGTTAAGACACGTCCAAATCCTGTAATCAATGAATTTATGATAAGTGTTGCTTGTTCAAAAGTGGAACTGTTTGATGTTTTGGGCAAAAAAGTATTTGAACAGAATGATGTAAATTCTTCTGTTGATATCAGCCATTTATCAAAAGGACTTTATATCGTAAAAGGCCAAACTGCAAACGGAAATTATACGGTTAAAATTGTAAAGCAATAA
- a CDS encoding M14 family metallopeptidase, translating to MKRYILTTILCLLMANVNAQKNEIAPQDLNGMRAIGSPANPKVRMSWDRYHDYAQITQFGKDLVKAYPNLVKMESIGKSFEGRDIWLLTVSDFKTDKTENKPGFYIDGGIHANELQGVEISMYTAWYLAESFQTVKFINTLLKEKVFYIALTISPDARENFIHKENTANSSRSGMRPFDNDGDGLVNEDKYNDLDGDGNIVMMRRKSKTGRYKIDPKYPSRMYQVRGDEMGDYELLGYEGLDADGDGLVNEDQLGTYDPNRDWAWNWQPDYVQRGALFYPGTLPETRAVKDFIVSHPNIAGAQSYHNYGGMFLRGPGAAEDDALFSRQDIEVYDNIGKLGEKMIPGYNYFVLHKDLYTVYGGEIDFLSLTRGIFTFSNELMTSYKLFNQKNAGSRWDNDEFNEFDKYLLFGDGYVEWKPFNHPQFGEIEIGGAKKNYIRNHPGFMLQEDAHRNMAFTLYHAYQTPKLEILDIKTEKLSGGLTAVTATIMNTRIIPTHSSIDVANKIERPDLITLKGAKVVAGMTVQNEDLNLFTEQKYSPQSIEVDNIRGMGNIKVRWIVSGNANGATVEVSSAKGGFVSDKVGK from the coding sequence ATGAAAAGATATATACTTACCACTATTTTATGTTTGTTGATGGCAAATGTAAATGCTCAAAAAAATGAAATTGCTCCCCAAGATTTAAACGGAATGAGAGCAATTGGTTCGCCAGCCAATCCAAAAGTGAGAATGTCTTGGGATCGGTACCACGATTATGCTCAAATTACTCAATTTGGCAAAGATTTGGTAAAAGCCTATCCAAACTTAGTAAAAATGGAATCCATCGGAAAATCTTTTGAAGGAAGAGATATTTGGTTGTTAACGGTTTCCGATTTCAAAACCGATAAAACAGAAAATAAACCGGGTTTCTATATTGATGGTGGAATTCATGCCAACGAATTGCAAGGGGTTGAAATTTCAATGTATACCGCTTGGTATTTGGCAGAAAGTTTTCAAACCGTAAAATTTATCAATACTTTATTAAAGGAAAAGGTATTTTATATTGCGTTGACAATTAGTCCGGATGCTCGCGAAAATTTTATACACAAAGAGAATACGGCTAATTCTTCTCGTTCAGGAATGCGTCCTTTTGATAATGATGGCGATGGATTGGTGAATGAAGATAAGTATAACGATTTAGATGGTGATGGAAATATCGTTATGATGAGAAGAAAATCTAAAACCGGACGGTATAAAATTGATCCAAAATACCCAAGCAGAATGTATCAAGTTCGTGGCGATGAAATGGGCGACTATGAATTATTAGGTTACGAAGGACTTGATGCTGATGGAGACGGATTAGTAAACGAAGACCAATTGGGAACCTACGATCCAAATCGTGACTGGGCTTGGAATTGGCAACCCGATTATGTGCAAAGAGGTGCTCTTTTTTATCCCGGAACGTTGCCTGAAACCAGAGCTGTAAAAGATTTTATTGTTAGCCATCCAAACATAGCCGGAGCACAAAGTTATCATAATTATGGTGGGATGTTTCTCCGCGGGCCGGGTGCTGCCGAAGATGATGCGTTGTTCAGCAGACAAGATATTGAAGTGTATGATAACATCGGTAAATTAGGTGAAAAGATGATTCCGGGTTATAATTATTTTGTGTTGCACAAAGATTTATACACTGTTTATGGAGGAGAAATTGATTTTCTGTCGTTAACACGAGGCATTTTTACGTTTAGCAATGAGTTAATGACTTCCTATAAATTATTCAATCAAAAAAATGCAGGCAGTCGTTGGGATAACGATGAGTTTAACGAATTTGATAAATACTTATTATTCGGAGATGGTTATGTGGAATGGAAACCATTCAATCATCCGCAATTTGGTGAAATTGAAATTGGTGGAGCTAAAAAGAATTACATTAGAAATCATCCCGGTTTTATGTTGCAGGAAGATGCTCATCGAAACATGGCTTTCACGTTATATCATGCGTATCAAACACCAAAATTGGAAATTTTAGACATTAAAACCGAAAAACTCTCTGGAGGATTAACAGCAGTTACTGCAACTATAATGAATACACGAATTATTCCAACGCATTCATCAATTGATGTAGCAAATAAAATTGAGCGACCGGATTTAATTACGTTAAAAGGAGCAAAAGTGGTTGCCGGAATGACCGTTCAAAACGAAGATTTGAATTTATTTACCGAACAAAAATACAGTCCGCAATCAATCGAAGTAGATAACATCCGCGGAATGGGCAACATTAAAGTTCGCTGGATTGTGAGCGGTAATGCAAACGGAGCAACCGTTGAGGTTTCTAGTGCCAAAGGCGGATTTGTATCTGATAAAGTAGGGAAGTAG
- a CDS encoding M23 family metallopeptidase translates to MKYILYILLFAPIAVFSQNQFPKEDFIPPLDIPLSLSGTFGELRSNHFHSGIDFRTQQKEGLNVIAVADGYVSRIKISTFGYGKAIYITHPNGYTSVYGHLLKTSSKIDSYLKKQHYTLENFEIDIFPKPEDLVVKKGEIVALSGNTGGSGGPHLHFEYRDTKTEKIINPFFFGLDKKVKDTRIPVINEIVVYPLSEDGLVNQSQIPIQIPISQQKDGSYLATKILAKGEIGIGVNTHDQSDNNYGKNGVYKISSMLDGKPSFEITFDTFSYDETRYINAYIDYSRFKKMNQRVQKLFLAKKYPLSLVSSNQNNGIIKVGNNLSHNYKLEVSDYHGNKTTVTIPIQYSNQPVKIPKKEQKTNYFVKSSNDYNFTKDNISVFIPENSFYEDFYLNFDVKENVLTLQDDATPVHSNLNITFQNDLIPIEEREKYFIATIKGSKITYNSTKIKENVFSIWTRNLGQFQLIKDSVAPQIKSVNFQEGKWLSKQNDLQFTITDDLSGIKSYNGYLNGKWILFDYDYKSNKIVHDFSDNIVIEGRNEIKIVVVDNVGNSTIFESHFFRSQKP, encoded by the coding sequence ATGAAATACATTCTTTACATTCTATTATTTGCCCCAATTGCGGTTTTTTCTCAAAATCAATTTCCAAAAGAAGATTTTATTCCGCCGTTAGATATTCCACTTTCACTTTCGGGAACGTTTGGCGAATTGCGTTCTAACCATTTTCATTCCGGAATCGATTTTAGAACCCAACAAAAAGAGGGTTTAAATGTCATTGCTGTTGCTGATGGTTATGTTTCCCGAATCAAGATATCCACTTTTGGTTATGGAAAAGCAATTTACATTACGCATCCAAATGGTTATACTTCGGTTTACGGACACTTATTGAAGACTTCTTCAAAAATTGATTCCTATTTGAAAAAGCAACATTATACCTTGGAAAATTTTGAAATTGATATTTTTCCTAAACCCGAAGATTTGGTTGTAAAAAAAGGTGAGATTGTTGCTTTGTCCGGAAATACTGGCGGCTCAGGCGGACCACATTTGCATTTTGAATATCGAGATACCAAAACGGAGAAAATTATAAATCCATTCTTTTTCGGGTTAGATAAAAAAGTTAAAGACACCCGAATTCCGGTTATCAATGAAATTGTTGTTTATCCGTTAAGTGAAGATGGTTTGGTAAATCAATCACAAATTCCAATACAAATTCCGATTTCTCAACAAAAAGATGGAAGTTATTTGGCTACAAAAATTCTTGCAAAAGGCGAAATTGGTATCGGTGTGAATACACACGATCAATCGGATAACAATTATGGTAAGAATGGCGTGTATAAAATTAGTTCAATGTTAGACGGAAAACCTTCATTTGAAATTACATTTGATACTTTTAGTTATGATGAAACCCGATACATCAATGCATATATTGATTACAGCCGTTTCAAAAAAATGAATCAGCGAGTGCAAAAATTATTCTTAGCCAAAAAATATCCGTTGAGTTTGGTTTCTTCCAATCAAAATAATGGAATAATTAAAGTAGGAAATAATCTTTCGCACAATTATAAATTGGAAGTTTCCGACTATCATGGAAATAAAACTACTGTGACAATTCCAATTCAGTACTCTAATCAACCTGTTAAAATTCCCAAAAAGGAACAAAAGACCAATTATTTTGTAAAATCTTCCAACGATTATAATTTTACGAAAGACAATATTTCTGTTTTCATTCCTGAAAATTCTTTTTATGAAGATTTTTATTTGAATTTTGATGTAAAAGAGAATGTGCTGACTTTGCAGGATGATGCCACTCCTGTTCATTCTAATTTGAATATTACGTTTCAAAATGACTTAATTCCGATAGAAGAGAGAGAAAAATATTTCATAGCAACAATAAAAGGAAGCAAAATAACCTATAATTCTACCAAAATTAAAGAGAATGTTTTTAGCATTTGGACTAGAAATTTGGGGCAGTTTCAATTGATAAAAGATTCGGTTGCTCCGCAAATTAAATCAGTTAACTTTCAAGAAGGCAAATGGTTGAGCAAACAAAATGATCTTCAATTTACAATAACGGATGACCTTTCAGGAATTAAATCCTACAACGGTTATTTAAACGGAAAATGGATTTTGTTTGACTATGATTATAAAAGTAACAAGATTGTACACGATTTTTCAGATAACATCGTTATAGAAGGACGAAACGAAATAAAGATTGTGGTTGTGGATAATGTCGGAAATTCTACTATATTTGAATCACATTTTTTTAGAAGTCAAAAACCTTAA
- a CDS encoding cell division protein ZapA: MNEKLKIKISIADRVYPLTVEPTQEEGLRSASKKIDIMIKQFEENYAVRDKQDVLAMCALQFASQLEQKQIEKTEDNQESLERLKKINDLLANYLEK; this comes from the coding sequence ATGAACGAAAAGCTTAAAATTAAAATATCAATTGCAGACCGAGTTTATCCGTTAACGGTTGAACCTACGCAAGAAGAAGGACTACGAAGTGCTTCCAAAAAAATTGATATCATGATTAAGCAATTTGAAGAAAATTATGCTGTGCGAGACAAACAAGATGTGTTAGCCATGTGTGCTTTGCAGTTTGCCTCGCAATTAGAGCAAAAACAAATCGAAAAAACGGAAGACAATCAGGAATCGTTAGAAAGACTGAAAAAAATAAATGATTTATTGGCCAATTATCTGGAAAAATAA
- a CDS encoding porin family protein encodes MKKLFFIIAFMAIGITQSNAQMLKFGVKAGANFASLEGDGLEGLETYTSFHFGALLELKLFENFALQPELLYSSQGAKVSNENVKDINFNYVTVPVLAKFYLISDRLSVEAGPQFSFLIDDNVEDQFETESFDFAAVGGLGLNITENIFAQARYVVGLTEASKDAEVKNRVIQVSLGYRF; translated from the coding sequence ATGAAAAAGCTATTTTTTATTATCGCATTCATGGCTATTGGGATAACCCAATCGAATGCTCAAATGTTGAAATTTGGTGTAAAAGCCGGAGCCAATTTTGCCAGTCTTGAAGGAGATGGTTTAGAAGGTTTAGAAACCTATACAAGTTTTCATTTTGGTGCTTTATTAGAATTGAAACTCTTTGAAAACTTTGCTCTTCAACCGGAGTTATTGTACTCTTCTCAAGGAGCAAAAGTAAGTAATGAAAACGTTAAAGACATCAACTTCAATTATGTTACTGTACCTGTATTAGCCAAATTTTATTTAATTTCAGATAGATTGAGTGTAGAAGCGGGTCCGCAATTTTCCTTTTTAATTGATGATAACGTTGAAGATCAATTTGAAACAGAATCATTTGATTTTGCTGCAGTGGGTGGTTTAGGCTTGAATATCACAGAAAACATTTTTGCCCAAGCACGCTATGTAGTTGGTTTAACCGAAGCTTCAAAAGATGCAGAAGTTAAAAACAGAGTGATTCAGGTTTCTCTTGGTTATCGATTTTAA
- the xerD gene encoding site-specific tyrosine recombinase XerD — protein MNWQTYIKSFQSYLKIERGLSKNTIDNYSFDLFRLTQFLDENAILKNPITIGEEEIQQFIYAVSKEVNPRSQARIISGLKSFFSYLIFEDYRADNPMELIETPKIGRKLPDTLSVQDIDALIAAIDLSKDEGERNKAMLETLYGCGLRVSELITLKISDLFFEEGFIKITGKGNKQRFVPIGSTTQKFIELYKNHVRTHLNIQKGHEDTLFLNRRGKQLTRAMIFTIIKDLAVKINLNKAISPHTFRHSFATHLLENGADLRSIQLMLGHESITTTEVYVHLDRKHLTQIVNKFHPRK, from the coding sequence ATGAATTGGCAAACGTATATCAAAAGTTTTCAGTCGTATTTAAAAATTGAACGAGGTTTATCAAAAAACACAATTGATAACTATTCGTTTGACTTGTTTCGTTTGACACAATTTTTGGATGAAAATGCGATTCTTAAAAATCCAATTACTATAGGCGAAGAAGAAATTCAGCAATTTATTTATGCGGTTTCCAAAGAAGTTAATCCACGATCACAAGCTCGAATTATTTCCGGTTTAAAAAGTTTTTTTTCCTATTTAATTTTTGAGGATTACCGTGCTGATAATCCAATGGAATTAATTGAAACACCAAAAATTGGCAGAAAATTACCCGATACGCTTTCCGTTCAAGACATTGATGCCTTGATTGCGGCTATCGATTTATCAAAAGACGAAGGAGAACGCAATAAAGCGATGCTGGAGACCTTATACGGCTGTGGATTGCGTGTTTCTGAATTAATCACCCTCAAAATCTCCGACTTGTTTTTTGAAGAAGGTTTTATCAAAATCACAGGAAAAGGCAATAAACAACGTTTTGTCCCTATTGGAAGTACAACACAAAAGTTTATAGAGTTATATAAAAATCATGTTCGCACACATTTAAACATTCAAAAAGGACACGAAGATACATTGTTTCTCAACCGAAGAGGAAAGCAACTTACCAGAGCCATGATTTTTACTATTATTAAAGACTTAGCTGTAAAAATCAATTTAAACAAAGCGATTAGTCCGCACACGTTTCGTCATTCGTTTGCAACACATCTTTTAGAAAACGGAGCCGATTTGCGTTCCATTCAATTAATGTTGGGACATGAATCAATTACCACTACCGAGGTGTATGTTCATTTAGACCGAAAGCATTTAACGCAAATAGTAAATAAGTTTCATCCGAGGAAGTAG
- the rny gene encoding ribonuclease Y — MDSTLLLIIAGIVGLAAGFAIAKVIEKSNVSNLIKNAKKEATSILKDAKVEAENIKKDKLLQAKEKFLELKSEHEKEILSKDKKIAEVEKRVRDKESQVSSELAKAKKSADDFDAKIIDYNNRIEILDKKQIEVEKLHKSQVEQLEVISGLSAEEAKEQLVESLKAEAKTKAMAHIQDTLEEAKLTAQQEAKKVIINTIQRVGTEEAVENCVSVFNIESDDVKGRIIGREGRNIRALEAATGVEIIVDDTPEAIILSCFDPVRREIARLALHKLVTDGRIHPARIEEVVAKTTKQIDDEIIEVGKRTVIDLGIHGLHPELIKVVGRMKYRSSYGQNLLQHSREVAKLCGIMAAELGLNVKLAKRAGLLHDIGKVPDTESELPHAILGMQWAEKYGEKEEVCNAIGAHHDEIEMKYLISPIIQVCDAISGARPGARRQVLDSYIQRLKDLEAIAFGFNGVKSAYAIQAGRELRVIVESEKVSDEQAAKLSFEVSQKIQTEMTYPGQVKITVIRETRAVNIAK; from the coding sequence ATGGACAGTACATTACTACTTATTATCGCCGGAATAGTTGGCTTAGCAGCGGGTTTTGCAATAGCAAAAGTCATTGAAAAGAGCAACGTTTCCAACCTTATAAAAAATGCAAAAAAAGAAGCCACTTCCATCCTAAAAGATGCAAAAGTGGAAGCTGAAAACATTAAAAAAGACAAATTACTTCAAGCAAAAGAAAAATTTTTAGAATTAAAATCGGAACACGAAAAAGAAATTTTATCGAAAGACAAAAAAATTGCTGAAGTTGAAAAAAGAGTTCGTGACAAAGAATCGCAAGTTTCAAGCGAATTAGCCAAAGCTAAAAAATCAGCTGATGATTTTGATGCAAAAATTATTGATTACAATAACAGAATCGAAATTCTTGACAAAAAACAAATTGAAGTCGAAAAACTTCACAAAAGTCAAGTTGAGCAATTAGAAGTTATTTCCGGTTTATCTGCCGAAGAAGCCAAAGAACAATTAGTAGAAAGTTTAAAAGCTGAAGCTAAAACGAAAGCTATGGCTCATATTCAAGATACGCTTGAAGAAGCTAAATTAACTGCTCAGCAAGAAGCTAAAAAAGTTATTATCAACACTATTCAACGTGTTGGAACAGAAGAAGCAGTAGAAAATTGTGTTTCTGTTTTCAATATTGAATCGGACGATGTAAAAGGTAGAATCATTGGTCGTGAAGGAAGAAATATCCGTGCGTTAGAAGCTGCGACAGGTGTTGAAATTATTGTAGATGATACTCCTGAAGCGATTATTCTTTCGTGTTTTGACCCGGTTAGAAGAGAAATTGCTCGATTAGCGTTACACAAATTAGTAACCGACGGTCGTATTCACCCTGCCAGAATTGAAGAAGTTGTTGCTAAAACAACCAAACAAATTGATGATGAAATCATTGAAGTTGGAAAGCGAACTGTAATCGATTTAGGAATTCACGGTTTACATCCAGAATTAATTAAAGTAGTTGGTCGAATGAAATACCGTTCTTCTTACGGACAAAATTTACTTCAACACTCGAGAGAAGTGGCCAAGCTTTGTGGAATCATGGCCGCTGAATTAGGCTTAAATGTAAAATTAGCCAAACGTGCCGGACTTTTACACGATATTGGTAAAGTACCTGATACTGAAAGTGAATTGCCACACGCGATTTTAGGTATGCAATGGGCTGAAAAATATGGTGAAAAAGAAGAAGTTTGCAACGCGATTGGTGCTCACCACGATGAAATTGAAATGAAATATTTGATTTCTCCAATTATCCAAGTTTGTGATGCTATTTCTGGTGCAAGACCTGGTGCAAGACGTCAAGTTTTGGATTCATACATTCAACGTTTGAAAGATTTAGAAGCAATTGCTTTTGGATTTAATGGTGTGAAAAGTGCGTATGCTATTCAAGCCGGACGTGAATTACGTGTGATTGTAGAAAGCGAAAAAGTTTCTGATGAACAAGCTGCTAAACTTTCGTTTGAAGTTTCTCAAAAAATTCAAACGGAAATGACCTATCCGGGACAAGTGAAAATTACTGTAATTCGTGAAACAAGAGCGGTGAATATTGCAAAATAA